CTAGTATTTAATATTTTAGTATTTCTTTTATTAAAATTTATTTTATTTTTATAATAGTAAATAAATTTATATAAAAAAATAATACTTTTTTGATCTTATTAAAAAAAATATAAATGAATGATAAATTTATATTTATTTTTTAAGTTTTATAGTGTAATATAATTAAACATAAGTTCTTGCAACTTAAACTTCATTCAAAGGAGAGACTTTGAAAAAAGCAAACTCAAAACTTTTTGCTGTTTTCCTCTTCTTGCTTGTAATTTTAGCAGGAGTTGGAATGTATACTTTCCATAATGCTAAAGGCACTTCTTATTTTAGCGATGCCAGTGAAAGCTGTAATAACTGTCATATTATGAACGAAGTTTATAATGATTATTTAAAAGCTTCACACTCTAAAGAAGTTGATGGTAAACCAAGAGCAACCTGTAATGATTGTCATTTGCCACATAGCTTTTTTGAAAAATGGATTGCTAAAGCTCAAAGTGGTTTAGGACATGCTTATGCATTTACTTTTAAACTTGATTCTTTACCTACGCATTTAAGTGCAAATGCAAAAAGTAAAGAAATAGTCCAAAATAATTGCATAGAATGCCATAAAGAAATTGCGAGCAACACTATCAACCCTACTCTAGATCCACACAAAAATAATTCTTTAAGTTGTGTATCTTGTCACCAAGGTGTTGGCCATAAGAGAGGATTTTAAATGAAAGGAGTAATTAATGAATAATAAAGGCATTTTATATAGTGCTATAAGTGCTACTATAGTAGCTATTGCGGGCGTATTGTGGTTAAATCAAGATATCACAGCTAAAACAAATGATTCAGTGGGCGGAATCATTTCTCAAGAAATTGTAAAACTTGGCGATGAAAATCCCACTTTTGATTACTGGGGAAAGAACTTTCCTGATTATTTAGATATGCATACAGCAGTGGAAAAACAAGCACCTAATGCAACAGAATTTGGTGGAAATTTAGCTTATTCAAAACTAATCCGCTATCCACAACTAACTGTTCTTTGGGCAGGTTATCCATTTAGCATTGATGCAAATGAAGAAAGAGGACACTTTTGGGTTCAAGTAGATCAAATGGATACAGCTAGAAATAACAAAGACTTCTTAAATGCACATGACTTTGCAGGATTTGGTGGCCAACCAACAGCTTGTATGAACTGCCATAGTGGATGGACTCCTTGGCTTTTAAACAACACTGCAAAAGGTGATTGGGTGGCATTTAACTCTGCAAAATATTGGACTATGATTAAAACAGTTCCTGCGGTAAATGGAGCTAAAGAAAACTCACCTGAGCACAGTGGACCTCATGGTGGAAAAAGAATGGGAGTAACATGTGCAGATTGTCACAACCCAACAGATATGAGTTTAAGACTTACAAGACCAGCTTTAATCAATGCATTAATTTCAAGAGGCTATGAAGCAGATGAAAAACAAGGCATTAAAGCTTCAAGAAGCGAAATGAGAACTTTAGTATGCTCTCAATGTCACGTTGAGTATTATTTCAAACCAACAGGTACTAAAGTAAAAACTATCGGTGAAAGTATTGCTAATGATAGTTCTAAAAAATGGTGGAATGGCACACAAAAAACTTACGATGAGTTTGACTCTTGGAGAGATGGAAATAAACCAATTGAAATTGAAGTTGATGGTATAGAGTTAACCTATCCATGGAGTGAGTGGAAAAAAGGTGAGTCATTTAGAATAGAAATGTTTGATGATTATTATGAAAAAAGTAGAGAAAATTTCCCAAGTGATTGGGTTCATAAAATCACTAAAGCACCTATGTTAAAAATTCAACACCCAGAAAGCGAGCTTTATAGTGGTGGAGTGCATGCTGCAAATGGTGTAAGTTGTGCAGATTGTCACATGCCTTATATTAGAAAAGGTGCAAAAAAAGTTACTAACCATAACATCACTTCACCTTTAGTTGATATTAACTCAGCTTGTAAAACTTGCCATACTCAAAGCGAAAGCTATCTAGCTAAACAAGTAAAAGATATTCAAAATTCAGTAGCTCATGATTTAAGAACAGCTGAATATTCTTTAGTAAGCTTAATTAAAGATGTAGAAACTATTCGCGCAGAGCTTGGAAAAATGCCTAAATTCCAAACTAATGGCAAAGCAGATGATGCTAAAATTTCAGCTGAATTAAAAGAAGTATTAGAACTACATAGAAAATCTCAAGTAAGAGCAGACTTTGTAGGTGCTGAAAACTCAACAGGATTCCACAATCCTAGAGAAGCTTCAAGAATGCTTTTACAATCAGTTGATATGTCAAGACAAGGACAAACTAAATTAGTAGAAATTGCAGCCAAAAATGGTATTAAAGATTTCAAAACTTCAAATTTAGGTTTTGAAGATATTCAAAAATTAAATCCAGGTGAAATTCACTATAAAGTAGATCTAAATGGCAACAAAGCAGGAGATCGCTACTATAAACACCAAGAAGTAAATGGTAATCCACCGGCAAAACTTCTTGAAGATGATAAAAATCTAAAACCTTATAATTATAAAGTAATAGATTAATCATACTAAACCCTCATAATCGAGGGTTTATTCTTTTATCAAACTTACATCCTCACCTTTTAAAATTTTATTCATAGTGTTCATAGCGCACATTTTTCCACACATTGAACAAGAATTAAGCTCATCAGGTTTTCTTTCATTAAACATTTTCTTAGCCTTTTCTCCATCAATTGCTAATTTAAACATTTTTTCCCAATCAATATCTTGTCTAGCTTTACTCATTGCATCATCTATTTTTCTTTCTTTAGGAAGTTTGGCTATATCTCCTGCATGAGCTGCTATTTTAGTCGCTACTATACCATCTCTTACATCTTCTAAATTTGGAAGTCTTAAATGCTCAGCAGGTGTTACATAGCAAAGTATATCAGCACCAGCTGCTGCTGCAACTGCTCCACCGATTGCTCCACTTATATGATCATATCCTGCACCTATATCAGTAACCAATGGTCCTAAGACATAAAAAGGTGCGCCGTTGCAAATTCTTTTTTCAAGTTGCATATTAGCTTCTATTTCATTAATAGCCATATGACCAGGTCCTTCTATCATTACTTGTACATCTTGAGCCCATGCTCTTTTAGTTAACAACGAAAGTTCGATAAGTTCAGCAATTTGAGCTCCATCGCTTGCATCATGGGTGCAACCTGGTCTTAGTGCATCGCCCAAAGAAAGTGTCACATCAAATTCCTTACATATAGCAAGCAAATCATCATAATATTCATAGAATGGATTTTCAGCATTATTCATTTGCATCCAAGCATAAAGAACTGAACCTCCTCTTGAAACTATATTAGTAATCCTATCACACTCTTTAAAAACCCTAGCAGCACGAGAATTTATCCCTGCATGAATTGTCATAAAATCCACTCCACTTTTAGCATGATGATATACTACATCTAAAAAATCTTTTGCCTTAATATCTTTTAAATCTTTTTCTAAAAATCCAACTGCATCATAAACAGGCACCGTGCCTATCATAGCTTTTGAAGTAGCAATTAGCTCATCTCTAAAACGACTAGTTTTACCATAATTGCTAAGATCCATAATAGCTTCTATATTAAATTTATGAGCTAACTCCACTTTTTTCATTTCTTCACTATAATCTACACAATCATTTGAAACACCTAAATTTACATTTACCTTTGTTTTAAGTCCATAGCCAATACCATTTGGGTCTAGTGCTTTATGGTTGATATTTACAGGAATGATGATTTTTCCATATGCTATATTTTCAAGCAAAAAATCTTCACTTACTTGCTCTTTTTGTGCAACAATTTGCATTTGTTTTGTGAAAATTCCTTCTTTTGCATAAGACATTTGAGTTTTCATTTAAATTTATCCTTAAAATAAAAATTTGGATAAATGAAGGGTATGTGAGTAGTTGATAAATTATCCCAACGCTAGCATTACCTAGTTCTGGTGCGGTCTAAGCTTTTAGCTTACTCTCAGCCTGTATCACAAGCTCCCGTCATTTATGCAAAGCAAGTATAACAATAAATACAAAACAAAGTTTATTTTTTTATTTGACTTTTAGCTTGCTTGCTAAAATGTAACAATTCTTCGGTGGTTTTTATATAAAAAGGAATTTTTTTAAGACAGTATTTTAAAATTTCACTTGCAGCCAAAGCATCACTTAAGGCTCTATGATGCTTACTTTCAATACACAAAAACTCTTTTAGTGCATCAAGACCGTATTTTGGACTTTCAATGCACTTTTTAGCTAAATCAATAGTGCATAATCTTCTATTTAAAAGCACTCCAAAATCATTTTCATACATAGCTTTAGATATAAAATGATAATCAAAACGTACATTGTGTGCTACAAAAATGCTATCTTTTAAAAACAATTTAAAATCATTTAACACAGTTTTTAAAGAAGGTGCATTTTCTACCATATCCAAACTAATCCCGGTTAATTCTGTAATATTTTCAGGTATACTTTCTACTTTTATAAAGCTCTCAAATCTATCAATTTCTTTATAATTTTGAATTTTAACCGCACCTATTTCTAAAATTTGACCACTTTTTATCCCACCAGTGCTTTCAATATCTACTACACAAAAAATCTCATCTTTTATTTTTATATTCTTACTTTTTAAGCACAAGCAATTTTGTGCATTAAGCTCCACTCCTAGCCCTAAAAGCTCAAAAATATATAAATCAAAATCATAATGGTTTAATTCTTCTATTTTTGCAAGTTCTTTTAAAACCCAAGGAAAAGGTTTGTTTTCCTTACTTAGCTTGATGATTAAATCATCGATTTGTTGTTGGCTCAAAATTCAAGCTTTAAAGAATTGATTGCTGTTTTTTTATCTTGCGAGGAAAAGATATAACTACCTGCGACTAAAATATCAGCTCCTGCTTCATCTAAATCAGGTGCATTTAAACCATTTACCCCACCATCTACTTCTATAAAAACTTTAAGATTTTTCCTATCTATCATTTCTCTTAACTGTCTAATTTTATCATATATCAATGGTAAAAAATTTTGCCCACCAAAGCCTGGATTAACACTCATTAAAAGCACCATATCTACAAATTCTAAAATATACTCTATACTTGAAACTGGAGTATGTGGATTTAAAACAATGGCAGGATGAATACCTTTTTTTCTTATATACTCACACACCCTAATAGGATGATTTTCAGCTTCTAAATGAAAACTAATAAATTTTGGTTTTATTGGGATAAATAAATCTACAAAACTACTAACATTATATACCATTAAATGCACATCTAAAGGCACTGAAGTAATTTTTGAAATATTTTCAATCACACAAGGACCAAAAGTAAGATTTGGCACAAAATGCCCATCCATTACATCAATGTGCAACAAATCAGCCCCTGCTTCACACACATCTTTAATCTCATTTTCCAAATTTAAAAAATTTGCAGACAATAAACTTGGCGCTACATACATTTTATATCTCCAATAAAAGTAAAAAATAATTTTATCATACTTATTATCAAATTTTCTTTATGTATTTTTGATAATATTTGATTTTTTTAAGCTTGTTTTAGATATAATGCTAAAAATTATTTTTATTTCATAAGGAAAATTTATGTCAAGAATTTGCCAAATTACAGGAAAAGGACCTATGGTAGGTAACAATGTTAGCCATGCTAACAATAAAACAAAAAGACGCTTTTTGCCAAATTTAAGAACAGTTCGTATTACCTTAGAAGATGGAACTACTAGAAAAGTTAGAGTTGCTGCTTCAACTTTAAGAACACTTAAAAAGCAAAGTAGTAAATAATCCTTAATGTAAACGAGGAATTACTATGTCTTTTTTAAAAAAGCTACAAAAATTCCTCAATTGGTCTCCCTCTCCAAAACCTTCAATTAATCTCAATGATGAGCTTTATGAGCAACTTAAATTTTTAAGAATTCCTCTTATTGCTGTTGTAATGATGACATTAATTGGGGCTTTTGGTTATATGCTCACAAGTAATTACAACCTTAACGACGCTATTTATCAAGCTGGTATGACTTTTACCACTTTGGGTTATACTGAAGTTAATCCCATACCAACAGCAGGTAGAATTTTTACTGTTGTATATGTATTATTAACTTTTACAATATTTACTTTTTGTATGGGTTTAGTAATAGAAATAGTAAAAAAAGGTGTTTTGTCTAAAATCATCAAGGAAAGAAGAATGCTGCATAAAGTTGCAAGATTAAAAAATCATTTTGTAATATGCTATCATAATGATTTTACCATAGAATTAGCACAGCAATTTAGAGAAAATCATATTCCTTTTGTTGTAGTTGATGAAATTGAAAATTTCAGTGAGATTGCTGAAAAATATAATTATCCTTATTATATAGAAAGCGCACCTCATACCAACACAGCTTTTTTAAAAACCAATCTTTCTAGTGCAAAAGGCATAATCACCCTTAGTAATAACATAGCAGATAATATTGCTATCATCGCCTCAGTAAGATTATTTGAAAAAGAATTACAAAGAATTAATCCTTATTTTATACTAGCCAGCTCAAGCAACGAAGATGAAACAGAAAAACTTAAAAAACTTGGGGCAAATTCTATTGTTTCTGCTACAAAATTAGTTGCACAAAGACTTAGCGCGATGTCAGCAAGACCAGATATGGAAAATTTATTAGAAAATTATCTTTATAAAAAAAATAGCCCTATTGATTTAGAAGAGGTTAAAATTCCTGATGAATCATGGGTGAGATTTAAAAGATTAAAAGAAATTCATTTAAGAGATATGGCAAATGTAAGCATAGTAGGAATTTTAGAAAATAAAAAATTCACACCTATGCCAAGAGGTGATACTTTAATAGGTACTGGAGCAAAATTATTAATCGTAGGTACAGCAGATAGCATAAAAATAGCCAAAAAGATTATAAAAAACAAGCAAAAACCTGATGAGTTAAAATATATTTAACTTATTTTAAGTTATAATCAAATACTAATTTAAAAAAAGGAGGCTTATATGCTACATGAATTTAGAGATTTAATTACCGAGCTAAAAGGTAAAGATATGCACTTTGATAAATTGTTTGAAGAGCATAATGAACTTGATCATAAAATTAAAGACGCTGAAGAAGGTAGAATTCATCTAGATAGCTTGGAAATTGCAAATCTTAAAAAAGAAAAACTAAGATTAAAAGATGAGTTAAATACTTATTTATCAAATTACAAAAAATAATTTCTTTCTAATTTTAACTTTCAAGGAAAAACCATGTTTGGAAAAAAAAGTCAATCAAAACAAGACTTTGAAGATTTGCAAAATAAAATCAAAGAGCTACAAGAAGAAAACAAAAAACTTCTTTTAGAAAAACAAGAACTAATTGAAAAATACGAAAAACAACTTCAAGAAGATTGTGGGAAAACTGCACTTGAAACTCGTCTTTTAGAAATGCTATTAAATGGAGTATTAAAAGGTATTTCAAATGTACAAGGCGATATGCAAGAAAATGTAAATAAAGCAGAGATGATTTCTCAGTATTCTGACTCATCATTAAAAGATATGCAAGAATTAAATGCGATTACACATTCAATCATATCCTCACTTCAAAGCATTATTGAATCAGCCAATCGCTCAAGAGATACAGCAGGTAATTTACATCGTAGTGTTGATGAAATTACCAATGTTATTAATTTAATTAAAGATGTATCTGATCAAACCAATCTTTTAGCGCTAAATGCTGCTATAGAAGCTGCGCGTGCGGGAGAGCATGGTCGTGGTTTTGCTGTTGTTGCTGATGAAGTTCGAAAACTTGCTGAAAAAACACAAAAAGCAACTTCTGAAGTAGAATTAAATATTAATCTATTAAAACAAAATGCAGATGAAATGTATGGACAAAGCGAACAAGTAGAAAAAGTGTCACTAGAATCAAATGAACATATTATAAAATTCTCTAGTAATTTTACTCAATTAATTTCTAATGCAAACTCAACTAGTTCACATGCTAAAAGTATTGCTTCTGAAATTTTTGTTTCTTTAGCTAAACTAGATCACGTTGCTTTTAAGCTTAACGGCTATAACGAAATCATTCATGCCACAGGTAAAACGCTTTCTGATCATTTAAGTTGTAGACTTGCAAAATGGATTGCGGGTGTAGGTAAAGAAAGATTTTCTAGCGGAAGAGCTTTTGGTAAGTTAAATTTACCACACCAAAAAGTGCATGAAAATATCAACCAAGCCGTTGCCTTAGCACATAATGAAAATACAGGCAATGAATTAGTTCAAAATCAAATTCTAGATAAATGCTCAAACGCCGAAAAAGCCTCTGAAGATTTATTTGTAATCTTTAAAGAAATGCTTGATGAAAAAGACCCAAACATTGAAAATAAAGAAGAAAAATAAAAGGTAAGATTTAATTCTTACCTTTAAACCACAAATACGCATATTCAAGTAAAGGGGTTTTGATAGGATTTTCTTTAGAAAATTTTTCGAAGTCTTTTCTTTTTATCCATACTGCTTGAATATCCTCTCCATCAATTCCACCACCATGACCAATTTTATCATCTTCAGTAATTTCAGCATAAAATAAAAACTGTCTGCTTACACCTGAACCAAAACCTGTGTAAAACTCTCCTATTTTTTCTACAAGTTTAGGAGCATAACCTAGTTCTTCAATACATTCTTCTTTAGCTATTTCATCTAAACTTAAATTTTTATCAACAAGTCCTGAGCAAAGCTCTACACTAAATCCCATCTCATCTAATTTTAAATTATTACGTTTTTGATAATCCCATAAAGGAATTCTAAATTGCTTTACAAAAACAAAAGAATCTTTTTGAGTATGATATAAAAAAACAGAAACACTATCTAATGCTTCTATAAAATCCCAAGTATATTTTTTATTATCTTTGCCTATATAAGTATATCTTTTAGGTTTAATGTATTTTGAGTTGGAAAATTGCTCTTCTTGTAAATTTTTCATGTAAAATCCTTATAATTTTACATCTATTATAACAAAAATAAAAATCAGTGCAGAAAAATAAAAAAAGAGTGAGTTGCTTTACATAAAAAGCAACTCAAAAGCAGCAAAAAAATGGTATTACATCATACCACCCATGCCTCCCATACCACCCATGCCACTCATATCAGGCATAGCAGGTTTATCTTCTTTGATTTCACTAATTGTAGCTTCAGTTGTTAAAAGCATGCTAGCTACTGAAACTGCATTAAGTAAAGCTACTCTTTCTACTTTAACAGGATCAATAATACCGCTTTCAAGCATATTTACATATTCGCCTTTTGCAGCATCAAAACCAGTGTTTTCTTCTTTACTATTTTCTACCGTATTTACAACTACACCAGCATCAAACCCAGCATTTTCAGCAATTTGTCTTAAAGGTGCTCTTAAAGCTCTTTCTACAATAGCTGCACCAATAGCCTCATCACCTTCTAAATTCAAGCTGATTTTTGATTTTGCCTTGATCAATGCAGCACCACCACCTATTACTATACCTTCTTCAACAGCAGCTTTTGTAGCACTTAATGCATCATCAACTCTATCTTTTTTCTCTTTCATTTCAGTTTCCGTAGCAGCACCAACTTTAATTACCGCTACACCACCACTTAATTTAGCAAGTCTTTCTTGTAATTTTTCTCTATCATAATCTGAACTTGTTTCAGCAATCTGTGCTTTAATTTGGTTAATTCTTGCATCAATATTTGCTTTCTCACCTGCTCCATTTACAATAGTTGTATTATCTTTATCAATAATCACGCTTGAAGCTTGACCTAAATCTTGGATACTAGCACTTTCTAAAGTTCTTCCAAGCTCTTCAGAAATCACTTCACCACCTGTTAAAATAGCAATATCTTCAAGCATAGCCTTTCTTCTATCGCCAAATCCAGGAGCTTTAACTGCTGAAATATTTAAAACACCTCTTAATTTATTTACAACTAAAGTTGCTAAAGCTTCACCTTCAATGTCTTCAGCTATAATTAAAAGTGGTTTTCCTGTTTTTTGAATTTGCTCTAAAATTGGTAACAAATCTTTCAAGTTAGCAATTTTTTTATCAAATAACAAAATAAATGGATTTTGCAATTCAGCTGTCATTTTTTCAGTATTTGTAATGAAATATGGGCTTAAATAACCTCTATCAAATTGCATGCCTTCAACTACATTTAATTCATCATTAATTGATTTTGCTTCTTCAACAGTGATAACACCATCTTTTCCAACTTTTTCCATAGCATCAGCGATTAAATTTCCGATTTTCTCATCTGAATTTGCAGAAATTGTTGCAACTTGAGCGATTTCTTTTTTGTCTTTAACTTCACGAGAAAGTTTTTTAAGTTCAGCTACTATAGCTTCACAAGCTTTATCCATACCTCTTTTAACTTCTATAGGATTAGCACCTGCTGTGATATTTCTCAAACCTTCTTTAAAAATAGCATGCGCTAAAACTGTTGCTGTTGTTGTTCCATCGCCTGCCTGATCAGCTGTTTTACTAGCTACTTCTCTAACTAAAGAAGCACCCATATTTTCTAAAGAATCTTTTAATTCCACTTCTTTAGCCACACTCACACCATCTTTTGTGATAGTTGGAGCACCAAAACTTTTTTGGATTAATACATTACGACCGCGTGGCCCCATAGTAACTTTTACTGCGTCATTAAGTTTTTTAACACCTTCATAAAGTTTATTTCTTGCTTCATCTGAAAAAAATATTTCTTTTGCCATTTTTTATCCTTTTTTATTTAATAATCCCCAAAACATCATCAATATTAAGAACCAAATACTCTTCATTATCAAGTTTAATTTCAGTTCCACCGTATTTTGCAAACATTACTTTATCATTTACTTTAACATCTTCTATTTCTTTACTCACTGCAACAACTTCACCATTTAATGGTTTTTCTTTAGCATTATCTGGTATAATAATCCCAGAAGCAGTAGTTTTCATTTCTTCTAAGCGTTTTACCAAAATACGCTTTCCTAGAGGTTGAAAATTCATTTTTTATCCTTTCTAAAATGTGCCATTTTTAGCACTCTTTGTTTTTGAGTGATAGAATTATACATTAAAGAAAGTTAATTGTCAATAAATTAAGTAAAATATATCATATAGATTTAGTCTATTACACTAAATCTATATGATATATCATTATAAAGGTTTCTCATGAAAAAAATTCTTTACATTCTTTTAGGTGTAGTGTGTGTGGCATTATTAGCTATATATATATTATTATTTACAAGCATAGGTAATGCTTTTTTAAAGCCAAGAATCGAAACGATTATTGCTCAAAAAAGCGGTATGAATGTTAAATTTGAAAATTTTAAAATTAGTTTTTCACAACTTAACATTAAAGCAAACATTGATGATAAATTTTTTGCTAACATAGAAGGTGGTATATCACCTTTAAGACTAGGATTTAATTTAAACTATCTTTTAGGACTTAAACAAAATTATATTCAAAAACTTGGTTTAAAAAGCGATAAAGATTTTACATTTAAGGGTAATGTTGTAGGTAAAAGTAGCGATTTTTCAGTAAAAGGTAATGGATTTTTATTTGATTCTAATCTTAACTTAGATGCAAAAATCGTTGATTTTTCTCCTATAAATCTTGAATTCGTTGGAAAAAATATAGATTTAGCTCAAATTTTAGATTTTACTAATCTACCAAGATATGCTCAAGGAAAAATTAGTATTATAAGCGATATACAAGCTAAAGATTTAAAACCAAATGGTAATGCTTTGATTAATTTTTACACAAGTTCTATCAACAATACTCTTATTGAAAAAGATTTTAATCTAAGCTTACCAAAACAAAGCTATATAAAAGGCGAAATAAGATCTTTAATCCAAAACAATGAAGTTATTTCTAAAAGTGAAATTTTAAGTAACTTCTTCAGACTTTATACACAAAAAAGTATTTATGATATAGCAAAACAAAGCTTAACTAGTGATTTTGATATCAAAATAGATGATTTTGATCAATTTTCATCTCTAGTCAAAATGAAACTCCAAGGTAAAAGTCAAATTCAAGGTAATTTACTTTTTGCAAACAATCAATTGCAAAAATTAGATGCTAACTTACTTGGATTTGGTGGTAACTTAAAAACTATTTTAGAAAATAATAATCTTAATATCAATACAACTAATATAGAAGTAGCAGAGCTTTTAAAAACTATCTCTATGCCTGCTTTTATTAATTCTAAATTAATTTTAGATTTAAAAGCACAAGGACTTGATTTTAAAAATTTCAATCTAAACACTAGGTTAAACAATGCAAATATAAATGTTATAGAATTTAAAAAACTAAGCAATCTTGATTTTCCAAAAACAAATTTTAATCTACAAGCTAAAGCAAATGCGAAAAATTCTTTGATTGATTATGAAGCTTTGCTTGATTCAAACATAGCAAAAATACCTCAGCTAAAAGGCTCTTATAATCTTACAAACAAAGATTTAAAAGCACAAATTAGTGCTTTTGTAGATAATCTTAACAAATTAAAACCTTTAACCAAACAAGATCTCAATGGGCCTTTAAATTTAGATGCTAAAGTTGATCTTAAGGCAAATCAAATTCAAAATCTTGATGCGAATATTAAAATCATGGAAGGACTTATCAATGCAAAATCCAATGGGAAAAGTTTACAAGCAAAGGTTGATAATATAAAATTAGAACAACTTTTCCCTTTAATAGGACAAAAAGTTTTAGCATTTGGCGATATAAATGCAGATATTGACTTAAAGTCGCTTGATTTTAACAATATTAATGGTGATTTTAAAGCCATTATTAATTCTTCTTTTAATGAAGTAGAATTATCTAAGCTTTTAGATAAAAAATTTCCAAAGAATACTTCAGCAAAAATCAATCTTGATGGAAAAATTTCTAAATCAATCATTGATTTTAACGCTAAAGCTCTAAGTTCATTTGCGAATATTAATTCACTAAAAGGAAAATTTGATCTTAATCAAATGGCTCTAGCAAGCACTTATAATATTTCATTGCAGGATTTTTCTAAGCTAGGATTTTTAGTCGATAGAAGCTTAAAAGGCAAGGCTGATTTTGAAGGAAAATTTGATTTTAAAAATGCTTTAATAGATGCAAGCGCTAATAGTAAAAATATATTTAACGGCTCATTAAACGCAACTTTAAAAAATAATATTTTTAACGCTAAAATGCAAAATACTGATCTTTCAAATTTAGCTCAAAGTTTAGATTTACCTGATTATTACCAAGCAAAATCA
This genomic stretch from Campylobacter lari subsp. concheus harbors:
- the nrfH gene encoding cytochrome c nitrite reductase small subunit produces the protein MKKANSKLFAVFLFLLVILAGVGMYTFHNAKGTSYFSDASESCNNCHIMNEVYNDYLKASHSKEVDGKPRATCNDCHLPHSFFEKWIAKAQSGLGHAYAFTFKLDSLPTHLSANAKSKEIVQNNCIECHKEIASNTINPTLDPHKNNSLSCVSCHQGVGHKRGF
- a CDS encoding ammonia-forming cytochrome c nitrite reductase subunit c552; translation: MNNKGILYSAISATIVAIAGVLWLNQDITAKTNDSVGGIISQEIVKLGDENPTFDYWGKNFPDYLDMHTAVEKQAPNATEFGGNLAYSKLIRYPQLTVLWAGYPFSIDANEERGHFWVQVDQMDTARNNKDFLNAHDFAGFGGQPTACMNCHSGWTPWLLNNTAKGDWVAFNSAKYWTMIKTVPAVNGAKENSPEHSGPHGGKRMGVTCADCHNPTDMSLRLTRPALINALISRGYEADEKQGIKASRSEMRTLVCSQCHVEYYFKPTGTKVKTIGESIANDSSKKWWNGTQKTYDEFDSWRDGNKPIEIEVDGIELTYPWSEWKKGESFRIEMFDDYYEKSRENFPSDWVHKITKAPMLKIQHPESELYSGGVHAANGVSCADCHMPYIRKGAKKVTNHNITSPLVDINSACKTCHTQSESYLAKQVKDIQNSVAHDLRTAEYSLVSLIKDVETIRAELGKMPKFQTNGKADDAKISAELKEVLELHRKSQVRADFVGAENSTGFHNPREASRMLLQSVDMSRQGQTKLVEIAAKNGIKDFKTSNLGFEDIQKLNPGEIHYKVDLNGNKAGDRYYKHQEVNGNPPAKLLEDDKNLKPYNYKVID
- the thiC gene encoding phosphomethylpyrimidine synthase ThiC, which translates into the protein MKTQMSYAKEGIFTKQMQIVAQKEQVSEDFLLENIAYGKIIIPVNINHKALDPNGIGYGLKTKVNVNLGVSNDCVDYSEEMKKVELAHKFNIEAIMDLSNYGKTSRFRDELIATSKAMIGTVPVYDAVGFLEKDLKDIKAKDFLDVVYHHAKSGVDFMTIHAGINSRAARVFKECDRITNIVSRGGSVLYAWMQMNNAENPFYEYYDDLLAICKEFDVTLSLGDALRPGCTHDASDGAQIAELIELSLLTKRAWAQDVQVMIEGPGHMAINEIEANMQLEKRICNGAPFYVLGPLVTDIGAGYDHISGAIGGAVAAAAGADILCYVTPAEHLRLPNLEDVRDGIVATKIAAHAGDIAKLPKERKIDDAMSKARQDIDWEKMFKLAIDGEKAKKMFNERKPDELNSCSMCGKMCAMNTMNKILKGEDVSLIKE
- a CDS encoding 3'-5' exonuclease; amino-acid sequence: MSQQQIDDLIIKLSKENKPFPWVLKELAKIEELNHYDFDLYIFELLGLGVELNAQNCLCLKSKNIKIKDEIFCVVDIESTGGIKSGQILEIGAVKIQNYKEIDRFESFIKVESIPENITELTGISLDMVENAPSLKTVLNDFKLFLKDSIFVAHNVRFDYHFISKAMYENDFGVLLNRRLCTIDLAKKCIESPKYGLDALKEFLCIESKHHRALSDALAASEILKYCLKKIPFYIKTTEELLHFSKQAKSQIKK
- the rpe gene encoding ribulose-phosphate 3-epimerase; this translates as MYVAPSLLSANFLNLENEIKDVCEAGADLLHIDVMDGHFVPNLTFGPCVIENISKITSVPLDVHLMVYNVSSFVDLFIPIKPKFISFHLEAENHPIRVCEYIRKKGIHPAIVLNPHTPVSSIEYILEFVDMVLLMSVNPGFGGQNFLPLIYDKIRQLREMIDRKNLKVFIEVDGGVNGLNAPDLDEAGADILVAGSYIFSSQDKKTAINSLKLEF
- the rpmB gene encoding 50S ribosomal protein L28 — its product is MSRICQITGKGPMVGNNVSHANNKTKRRFLPNLRTVRITLEDGTTRKVRVAASTLRTLKKQSSK
- a CDS encoding potassium channel family protein produces the protein MSFLKKLQKFLNWSPSPKPSINLNDELYEQLKFLRIPLIAVVMMTLIGAFGYMLTSNYNLNDAIYQAGMTFTTLGYTEVNPIPTAGRIFTVVYVLLTFTIFTFCMGLVIEIVKKGVLSKIIKERRMLHKVARLKNHFVICYHNDFTIELAQQFRENHIPFVVVDEIENFSEIAEKYNYPYYIESAPHTNTAFLKTNLSSAKGIITLSNNIADNIAIIASVRLFEKELQRINPYFILASSSNEDETEKLKKLGANSIVSATKLVAQRLSAMSARPDMENLLENYLYKKNSPIDLEEVKIPDESWVRFKRLKEIHLRDMANVSIVGILENKKFTPMPRGDTLIGTGAKLLIVGTADSIKIAKKIIKNKQKPDELKYI
- a CDS encoding YdcH family protein, translating into MLHEFRDLITELKGKDMHFDKLFEEHNELDHKIKDAEEGRIHLDSLEIANLKKEKLRLKDELNTYLSNYKK
- a CDS encoding CZB domain-containing protein; amino-acid sequence: MFVSLAKLDHVAFKLNGYNEIIHATGKTLSDHLSCRLAKWIAGVGKERFSSGRAFGKLNLPHQKVHENINQAVALAHNENTGNELVQNQILDKCSNAEKASEDLFVIFKEMLDEKDPNIENKEEK